From Streptomyces sp. NBC_00775, one genomic window encodes:
- a CDS encoding IclR family transcriptional regulator, which yields MTTLSAPDRLLAVLAAFDHEHPALCLTDISRRAGLTLTTAHRLVGALTEWGALERDEEGVYHVGLRLWEIAALAPRGLALRQIALPHLEDLYEATHENVQLAVRDGSEVVYIEWISGRSAVGVRIQVGARWPLHATGVGLALLAHGDPALQDAYCDRPLASFTPHTVTDPARLRRLLAEVRRTGVAVSSRQVTDDALSVAAPVRGTGGTVVAAVSVVVPQADAQVPALIPAVRLAARGISRALGWQPQTPVTPGS from the coding sequence ATGACCACCCTGTCCGCGCCCGACCGTCTGCTCGCCGTGCTCGCCGCCTTCGACCACGAGCACCCGGCGCTGTGCCTGACGGACATCAGCCGCCGGGCCGGGCTCACCCTCACCACGGCCCACCGGCTGGTCGGCGCCCTCACCGAGTGGGGCGCACTGGAGCGGGACGAAGAGGGCGTCTACCACGTGGGCCTGCGCCTCTGGGAGATCGCGGCACTCGCCCCGCGCGGCCTGGCGCTGCGGCAGATCGCACTGCCGCACCTGGAGGACCTGTACGAAGCGACGCACGAGAACGTGCAGCTTGCCGTCCGCGACGGCTCCGAGGTCGTCTACATCGAGTGGATCTCCGGGCGCTCCGCGGTCGGCGTCCGCATCCAGGTGGGCGCCCGCTGGCCGCTGCACGCCACCGGCGTGGGGCTCGCGCTGCTCGCCCACGGCGACCCGGCGCTCCAGGACGCGTACTGCGACCGCCCGCTCGCCTCCTTCACCCCGCACACCGTCACGGATCCGGCCCGGCTGCGCCGCCTGCTCGCCGAAGTACGGCGCACGGGAGTGGCGGTGAGCAGCCGTCAGGTGACCGACGACGCCCTGTCGGTGGCCGCTCCGGTGCGCGGGACGGGCGGGACGGTCGTCGCGGCCGTCTCGGTCGTGGTGCCCCAAGCCGACGCGCAGGTACCGGCGTTGATCCCCGCGGTACGGCTGGCGGCGCGCGGGATATCGCGGGCGCTGGGGTGGCAGCCGCAGACCCCGGTCACGCCGGGCTCGTAG
- a CDS encoding sensor histidine kinase gives MSVQSWFTPDVSRWRAVVSRVRTTHPYVVDSALAALVLFAASLQWMFHDEGDDRLSWQGFLLAVGTAVPLVWRRRAPFLSACAVSVFTPAMAVYHAPPPNVAYGGLVALYTVAALCPPAQRRVMLVGWLVGAALTMTAKEHAQPFEYAFHLTSYLGAYALGILTRVQSAYTAALEDRARRLERERASDTARATAQERARIARDMHDILAHAVSLMVVQAEAGPVVVRSDPERAEAAFDAIATSGRDAMRQLRRILGVLKEEQANGTSARLPQPGIAALTELVGQVAQSTGLRVDLRTTGTPRPLPPDTEVAAYRVVQEALTNTVKHAYASSARVELDWAEDALTLTVTDDGRGPVRSPGDPGAVAAPGGHGLIGIRERAAACGGSARSGRGPGGGFQVAVRLPAAVDRQAALG, from the coding sequence ATGTCCGTCCAGTCCTGGTTCACGCCCGACGTCTCGCGCTGGCGGGCGGTCGTCTCACGCGTACGGACGACCCACCCGTACGTCGTCGACAGCGCGCTGGCCGCGCTCGTCCTGTTCGCCGCCTCCCTGCAATGGATGTTCCACGACGAGGGCGACGACCGGCTGTCGTGGCAGGGGTTCCTGCTGGCGGTCGGCACGGCGGTGCCGCTGGTGTGGCGGCGGCGGGCACCCTTCCTGTCCGCCTGCGCGGTGTCGGTGTTCACGCCCGCCATGGCGGTCTACCACGCGCCGCCGCCGAACGTCGCGTACGGCGGACTGGTCGCGCTCTACACCGTGGCCGCGCTGTGCCCGCCCGCGCAGCGCCGCGTCATGCTGGTGGGCTGGCTGGTCGGTGCCGCGCTGACGATGACGGCCAAGGAGCACGCCCAGCCCTTCGAGTACGCCTTCCATCTGACGAGCTACCTCGGCGCGTACGCGCTCGGGATCCTCACCCGCGTCCAGAGCGCGTACACCGCCGCGCTGGAGGACCGGGCCCGCCGCCTGGAGCGGGAGCGCGCCTCCGACACGGCGCGGGCGACGGCGCAGGAACGGGCCCGGATCGCCCGGGACATGCACGACATCCTGGCCCACGCGGTGAGCCTGATGGTGGTGCAGGCCGAGGCCGGTCCCGTGGTCGTCCGCAGCGATCCGGAACGCGCCGAGGCGGCCTTCGACGCGATCGCGACAAGCGGACGCGACGCGATGAGACAGCTGCGACGCATCCTCGGAGTACTCAAGGAGGAGCAGGCGAACGGGACTTCGGCCCGGCTGCCGCAGCCCGGCATCGCCGCGCTCACCGAACTCGTCGGCCAGGTGGCGCAGTCCACCGGACTGCGCGTGGACCTGCGCACGACCGGCACGCCCCGCCCGCTGCCCCCGGACACCGAGGTCGCCGCCTACCGGGTGGTCCAGGAGGCCCTCACCAACACCGTGAAGCATGCGTACGCTTCCTCGGCACGGGTCGAACTCGACTGGGCGGAGGACGCGTTGACGCTCACGGTGACGGACGACGGGCGGGGGCCGGTGCGTTCACCGGGCGACCCGGGAGCGGTGGCCGCGCCCGGCGGTCACGGGCTGATCGGCATCCGCGAGCGGGCCGCCGCCTGCGGAGGCAGCGCGCGGTCGGGCCGCGGTCCGGGCGGCGGCTTCCAGGTCGCCGTACGCCTCCCGGCCGCCGTCGACCGGCAGGCGGCCCTGGGGTGA
- a CDS encoding response regulator transcription factor, producing the protein MSIRVVVADDQELVRSGFSMILEAQQDIEVVAEAGDGLEALAAVRRHTPDVLLLDIRMPHMDGLEAARLVCAESGCKVVMLTTFDLDEYVYEALYAGASGFLLKDVRRDDLVHAVRVVAAGDSLLAPSVTRRLVADMIRRRRAEAAPEPAPARLAALTAREEETLRLLARGLSNAEIATTLFVSEHTVKTHVSNVLSKLGLRDRVQAVICAYETGLVTPGSP; encoded by the coding sequence GTGAGCATCCGCGTCGTGGTCGCGGACGACCAGGAGCTGGTCCGCAGTGGCTTCAGCATGATCCTGGAAGCACAGCAGGACATCGAGGTGGTGGCGGAAGCGGGGGACGGCCTCGAAGCCCTGGCCGCGGTACGGCGGCACACACCCGACGTACTGCTGCTGGACATCCGCATGCCGCACATGGACGGACTGGAGGCGGCCCGCCTGGTGTGCGCGGAGTCCGGCTGCAAGGTCGTCATGCTGACCACGTTCGACCTCGACGAGTACGTGTACGAGGCGCTGTACGCGGGAGCGAGCGGCTTTCTGCTCAAGGACGTCCGCCGGGACGACCTGGTGCACGCGGTCCGTGTCGTCGCGGCGGGCGACTCGCTTCTCGCGCCCTCGGTGACCCGCCGCCTGGTCGCCGACATGATCCGGCGCCGCCGCGCCGAAGCCGCCCCGGAACCCGCGCCGGCCCGCCTCGCCGCCCTCACCGCCCGCGAGGAGGAGACCCTGCGGCTGCTCGCCCGCGGTCTGTCCAACGCGGAGATCGCGACGACGCTCTTCGTGAGCGAACACACCGTCAAAACCCATGTCAGCAACGTGCTGAGCAAGCTGGGACTGCGGGACCGGGTGCAGGCGGTGATCTGCGCGTACGAGACGGGCCTGGTGACACCCGGCTCCCCCTAG
- a CDS encoding MMPL family transporter: MLATISRAATRRPLTVILVWLLMLLIGFGLGTGVFGRLVDSVPDVPGTESDRAAAYLDRVDTHGESITAVVAGTSVSDPGLRSQVERTVADLRTVAGVADVPDPYTTHGLTSEDGKALVIPVSLKGGLKDEDEKKAVDTAAEHIRRIDAPQVHVSGGPLLGQQMGGRAQEDVQRAELISLPVVLALLLVVFGGLRAAGLPLLIAISGVAGAFLALFAFSQVTDISVYAIQVTTMLGLGLAVDYALLMVVRFREERRHTDDVIEAVHRTVAGAGRTVLFSGLTVAVSLTGLLVFPSPFLRSMGLAVAAVVVVDMLAAVTLLPALLARFGARIAPARAPREDADSKTGSRAGSKTASRTGSRFGFASGAGPDTEGRVFARLARFATHRPVVVLATLVPALLVLALPVAGMRISIGDAKQLPSTTEARQLYDTVDAHFPPGTGVSPVTVVVRPGAAPDTVARIRALSDTSDSRALPGGATLVHLQPTGGVDGRAATDLVERVREVRGSEPVEVTGVAARLVDFREMLAERAPWAAVTVLVGIFALLFAFTGSVLIPLRTIATTLLSLGAALGAVVWVFQDGHLAGALGAEGLGSLSLTAPPLIIAIAFGLAMDYELFILARMRETWLKTGDHHEAVVTGLRRSGRVVSCAALLLAIVFGAFMTGGFSPILQIGLGLTLAVLIDATVVRMLLVPATMALLGKRAWWAPGALRRAHDRFGVSEEATARPQLTGV, translated from the coding sequence GTGCTCGCCACGATCTCCCGGGCGGCGACCCGCCGCCCGCTCACCGTGATCCTCGTCTGGCTGCTCATGCTGCTGATCGGCTTCGGCCTCGGCACCGGTGTCTTCGGCCGGCTCGTCGACTCGGTGCCCGATGTCCCGGGCACCGAGTCGGACCGGGCCGCCGCCTACCTCGACCGCGTCGACACGCACGGTGAGTCGATCACCGCCGTCGTCGCGGGCACCTCAGTCTCCGACCCCGGTCTGCGGTCCCAAGTGGAGCGCACCGTGGCCGACTTGCGTACGGTCGCGGGTGTCGCCGACGTGCCCGACCCATACACCACCCACGGCCTCACCTCCGAGGACGGTAAGGCCCTCGTCATTCCGGTGTCACTCAAGGGCGGCCTGAAGGACGAGGACGAGAAGAAGGCCGTGGACACGGCGGCCGAGCACATCCGGCGGATCGACGCGCCCCAAGTCCACGTCAGCGGCGGCCCATTGCTCGGGCAGCAGATGGGCGGCCGTGCCCAGGAGGACGTACAGCGGGCCGAGTTGATCTCGCTCCCGGTGGTCCTGGCGCTGCTGCTCGTCGTCTTCGGCGGGCTGCGGGCCGCCGGGCTGCCCCTGCTGATCGCGATCAGCGGAGTCGCGGGCGCGTTCCTGGCGCTCTTCGCCTTCAGCCAGGTCACCGACATCTCGGTGTACGCGATCCAGGTCACCACCATGCTCGGACTCGGACTCGCCGTGGACTACGCGCTGTTGATGGTGGTCCGCTTCCGCGAGGAGCGGCGGCACACCGACGACGTCATCGAGGCCGTACACCGCACCGTCGCCGGCGCCGGGCGGACCGTCCTGTTCTCCGGGCTCACCGTGGCGGTCAGCCTCACCGGGCTGCTGGTGTTCCCCAGCCCGTTCCTGCGCAGCATGGGTCTGGCCGTGGCCGCCGTGGTCGTCGTCGACATGCTCGCCGCGGTCACTCTGCTCCCGGCGCTGCTGGCGCGCTTCGGGGCACGCATCGCACCGGCGCGCGCACCTCGCGAGGACGCCGACTCCAAGACCGGTTCCCGTGCAGGTTCCAAGACCGCTTCCAGGACCGGCTCCAGGTTCGGCTTCGCATCCGGCGCCGGCCCCGACACCGAAGGCCGCGTCTTCGCCCGCCTCGCCCGCTTCGCCACCCACCGCCCCGTCGTCGTCCTGGCCACCCTCGTCCCGGCCCTGCTCGTCCTCGCGCTGCCCGTCGCGGGGATGAGGATCAGCATCGGAGACGCGAAGCAACTGCCCTCCACCACCGAGGCACGGCAGTTGTACGACACCGTGGACGCCCACTTCCCGCCCGGCACCGGAGTCTCGCCGGTGACTGTGGTGGTGCGCCCCGGCGCCGCCCCGGACACCGTGGCCCGGATCCGCGCCCTCTCGGACACCAGCGACTCCCGTGCCCTTCCCGGCGGCGCCACCCTGGTGCACCTCCAGCCGACCGGCGGCGTCGACGGCAGGGCGGCGACCGATCTGGTCGAGCGGGTACGGGAGGTACGCGGGAGCGAGCCCGTCGAGGTCACCGGTGTCGCGGCCCGGCTGGTCGACTTCCGGGAGATGCTCGCCGAGCGGGCACCCTGGGCGGCGGTCACCGTTCTCGTCGGCATCTTCGCGCTGCTCTTCGCCTTCACCGGCTCGGTGCTGATCCCGCTGCGGACGATCGCGACCACGCTGCTCAGTCTGGGTGCCGCGCTCGGTGCGGTGGTCTGGGTCTTCCAGGACGGCCATCTGGCCGGGGCGCTGGGCGCCGAAGGCCTCGGCTCGCTCAGCCTGACGGCTCCGCCGCTGATCATCGCGATCGCCTTCGGACTCGCCATGGACTACGAGCTGTTCATCCTCGCCCGAATGCGCGAGACCTGGCTGAAGACCGGCGACCACCACGAGGCCGTGGTGACCGGCCTGCGCCGCTCCGGGCGGGTGGTCAGCTGCGCCGCGCTGCTCCTCGCGATCGTCTTCGGCGCGTTCATGACCGGCGGCTTCTCCCCCATCCTGCAGATCGGCCTCGGGCTGACCCTGGCCGTCCTGATCGACGCGACCGTCGTCCGGATGCTCCTCGTACCGGCGACGATGGCGCTGCTCGGGAAGCGTGCGTGGTGGGCGCCGGGGGCGCTGCGGCGGGCGCACGACCGGTTCGGGGTGAGCGAGGAAGCAACGGCCCGGCCCCAGCTGACCGGCGTCTGA
- a CDS encoding ABC transporter ATP-binding protein, producing the protein MARVPRHVLRRLLSVGEDSDAVVAAAPPVPLSGVFRRFWPYTRGGRRWLVVLLCFSLIGPVLDGAEVWIFKIVVDDVLVPRDLGPFPWIALAYLGLVIGSGVLGFADDVTSTWVSERFLLALRADVFRHVQSLSLGFFERRRLGDVLSRVTGDVDAVETFLLSGVANALYYVVEVGVFLGLLFYLQWDLTLLALVIVPLFWSAARHFSRLIKDASRERRRRSGSLSAVAEESLGNVALVQAYNRQGWEERRFERESVGKFRAAMTSARIRAVYGPLVEIIEVTGALAVMALGTWKLAQGQLTLGGLLVFLALISKLYGPLRDLSHLSNTFYAASASAERIIELLDQRPQVVEAAGARRLGHARGDVEFEGVSFRYPGTSRWALADVSFRAGPGETMALVGASGAGKSTVAKLQLRFYDPDQGTVRIDGTDLRDLRLSEVRDSVAVVLQETLVFHGTVRENIAYGRPEATEADIVAAARAADAHAFIRLLPEGYDTVVGQHGRTLSGGQRQRLAIARAMIRNAPVLLLDEPTTGLDARSGRRIMEPLRRLMAGRTTIVISHNLLTVRDATHIVVLDHGRVVERGAHEDLLAHGGAYAQLHRLNAVTGHSPFAASPPTGKVRS; encoded by the coding sequence ATGGCGCGTGTCCCCCGGCATGTCCTGCGGCGTCTGCTGTCGGTGGGTGAGGATTCCGACGCCGTCGTCGCCGCCGCACCACCGGTGCCCCTGAGCGGGGTCTTCCGGCGTTTCTGGCCCTATACGCGCGGGGGCAGGCGCTGGCTGGTCGTCCTCCTGTGCTTCAGCCTGATCGGGCCCGTGCTCGACGGGGCCGAGGTCTGGATCTTCAAGATCGTGGTGGACGACGTGCTGGTACCGCGCGATCTGGGCCCGTTCCCCTGGATCGCGCTCGCCTACCTGGGGCTGGTCATCGGTTCCGGCGTACTGGGCTTCGCCGACGACGTGACGTCCACCTGGGTCAGTGAGCGATTCCTGCTGGCTCTGCGGGCGGACGTGTTCCGGCATGTCCAGAGCCTCTCGCTGGGGTTCTTCGAACGACGGCGGCTGGGGGATGTGCTGTCGCGCGTCACGGGCGATGTCGACGCGGTCGAGACGTTCCTCCTGTCGGGCGTGGCGAACGCCCTCTATTACGTGGTCGAGGTGGGCGTCTTCCTCGGTCTGCTCTTCTACCTGCAGTGGGATCTGACCCTCCTCGCGCTCGTCATCGTGCCGCTGTTCTGGAGTGCGGCCCGCCACTTCTCCCGGCTGATCAAGGACGCGTCACGGGAGCGCAGACGCCGGAGCGGTTCGCTCAGCGCGGTCGCCGAGGAGTCGCTCGGCAACGTCGCCCTGGTACAGGCGTACAACCGGCAGGGCTGGGAGGAGCGCCGGTTCGAGCGCGAAAGCGTGGGCAAGTTCCGGGCGGCGATGACGTCGGCACGGATCCGCGCCGTCTACGGGCCGCTCGTCGAGATCATCGAGGTGACCGGCGCGCTGGCCGTCATGGCGCTGGGTACGTGGAAGCTGGCGCAGGGGCAGCTCACGCTGGGCGGTTTGCTGGTCTTCCTCGCGCTGATCAGCAAGCTCTACGGTCCGCTCCGCGATCTGTCCCACCTCAGCAACACGTTCTACGCTGCGTCCGCCTCCGCGGAGCGGATCATCGAGTTGCTCGACCAGCGCCCCCAGGTCGTCGAGGCCGCCGGAGCCCGGCGGCTCGGGCATGCCCGCGGAGATGTGGAGTTCGAGGGCGTCTCCTTCCGCTATCCGGGCACGTCCCGGTGGGCACTCGCAGACGTGTCGTTCCGAGCGGGGCCCGGCGAGACGATGGCGCTGGTCGGGGCGAGCGGCGCCGGCAAGTCCACCGTCGCGAAGCTGCAACTGCGCTTCTACGACCCGGATCAGGGCACGGTCCGCATCGACGGAACCGACCTGAGGGACCTGCGGCTGTCCGAGGTGCGGGACAGCGTCGCGGTGGTCCTGCAGGAGACACTGGTCTTCCACGGCACCGTGCGGGAGAACATCGCCTACGGCCGCCCGGAGGCGACGGAGGCGGACATCGTCGCCGCGGCCCGCGCCGCCGACGCCCACGCGTTCATCCGGCTGCTTCCGGAGGGCTACGACACCGTGGTGGGCCAGCACGGCCGGACGCTGTCCGGTGGGCAGCGCCAGCGCCTCGCGATCGCCCGCGCGATGATCAGGAACGCTCCCGTGCTCCTGCTCGACGAACCGACCACCGGGCTGGACGCCCGGTCGGGTCGGCGGATCATGGAACCGCTGCGCCGACTCATGGCCGGGCGGACCACCATCGTCATCTCGCACAATCTGCTCACCGTGCGCGACGCCACCCACATCGTCGTGCTCGACCACGGCCGGGTCGTCGAGCGCGGCGCACACGAAGACCTGCTGGCGCACGGCGGGGCCTACGCCCAGCTGCACCGCCTGAACGCGGTGACCGGCCACAGCCCCTTCGCCGCCTCCCCGCCCACCGGGAAGGTACGGTCATGA
- a CDS encoding serine/threonine-protein kinase: protein MSRATAPPPPPVPPGTKPAPGYEILAHLARTGWLDLYDAWSEERDCRCVVKVVRPDRRHEERLRDRLLREGRWLRAFTHPHLVRAYDTFEFPEPLVVLETLTGETLSHLIHRLRRRPAAEDVALLGVHLCSAMHYLHGQGLLHLDLKPSNVVVDCGHAKVLDLSVARPPGIAPAGVGTFCYLAPEQARGGPLTAAADAWGIGVTLYEFATGDLPYDCGETVDEEGAETGAEAGYGTGDDTTGRDDWYPQLEEPAPRIGSRRRLPRDLATAIDGCLRPDPAARPAIGELAAAFDAALSWQRRHVPQV, encoded by the coding sequence ATGAGCCGGGCCACCGCACCACCGCCTCCGCCCGTGCCACCCGGAACGAAACCCGCGCCGGGCTACGAGATCCTGGCGCACCTGGCGCGGACCGGCTGGCTCGACCTGTACGACGCCTGGAGCGAGGAACGGGACTGCCGGTGCGTCGTCAAGGTCGTCCGCCCCGACCGCCGCCACGAGGAACGACTGCGTGACCGGCTGCTGCGTGAGGGCCGCTGGCTTCGGGCCTTCACCCATCCGCACCTGGTCCGCGCGTACGACACCTTCGAGTTCCCCGAGCCGCTCGTCGTACTGGAAACCCTGACCGGTGAGACGCTGTCCCACCTCATCCACCGGTTGCGGCGCCGGCCGGCCGCCGAGGACGTGGCCCTCCTCGGCGTGCACCTGTGTTCCGCGATGCACTACCTCCATGGTCAGGGCCTGCTGCACCTCGACCTCAAGCCGTCCAACGTCGTGGTCGACTGCGGGCACGCCAAGGTGCTCGACCTGAGCGTCGCACGGCCGCCCGGCATCGCTCCCGCGGGCGTCGGCACGTTCTGCTATCTCGCACCCGAGCAGGCGCGCGGCGGGCCGCTGACGGCCGCCGCCGACGCATGGGGCATCGGTGTCACGTTGTACGAGTTCGCCACCGGCGACCTGCCCTACGACTGCGGTGAGACCGTGGACGAGGAGGGGGCGGAGACGGGGGCCGAGGCTGGATACGGGACCGGGGACGACACGACCGGCCGGGACGACTGGTATCCGCAGCTCGAAGAACCCGCCCCGCGGATCGGGTCCCGCCGACGCCTGCCGCGGGACCTCGCCACGGCCATCGACGGCTGCCTGCGGCCCGATCCGGCAGCCCGGCCCGCCATCGGGGAACTCGCCGCCGCCTTCGACGCGGCTCTGTCGTGGCAGCGGCGCCACGTGCCACAGGTATGA
- a CDS encoding RNA polymerase sigma factor, giving the protein MNSLGLPVGRLSDEALLSGLATGDPELAVAFVRRFQHTVFGVAIAVLGDPQLAEDIAQQTFERAWRHAQIYDSRRGSVMTWLTTIAHNLAIDAVRSRRPEPLAPEDLDALLGVVTETPEQFALADEESSRLRAAVAQLPREQGRALVMAGIYGMTAQQIADWEKIPLGTAKTRIRTAMGRLRTMLTSPKRGDDV; this is encoded by the coding sequence ATGAATAGTCTTGGGCTCCCAGTAGGCCGCCTTTCGGACGAGGCTCTGCTGTCCGGACTGGCCACTGGCGACCCAGAACTCGCGGTTGCTTTCGTACGGCGGTTCCAGCACACGGTCTTCGGTGTCGCCATCGCCGTCCTCGGTGATCCGCAGCTCGCCGAGGACATTGCCCAGCAGACGTTCGAGCGCGCGTGGCGGCACGCACAGATCTATGACTCCCGCCGCGGTTCGGTGATGACCTGGCTGACGACCATCGCGCACAACCTCGCCATCGACGCCGTCCGCTCGCGTCGGCCGGAGCCGCTCGCACCCGAAGATCTCGACGCGCTCCTCGGTGTGGTGACCGAGACTCCCGAGCAGTTCGCGCTCGCGGACGAGGAGTCGTCCAGGCTGCGGGCCGCCGTGGCACAACTGCCGCGCGAACAGGGCCGTGCCCTGGTGATGGCGGGCATCTACGGAATGACGGCTCAGCAAATCGCCGACTGGGAGAAGATCCCTCTGGGCACGGCCAAGACGCGGATCAGGACAGCGATGGGGAGACTACGGACCATGCTCACGTCTCCGAAGCGAGGCGACGATGTCTAA
- a CDS encoding cupredoxin domain-containing protein — MTGLAAGVLTSVLAACGGGASTGSGTGSHTTPKASGQPGVTKVDVTLVDFRITLSKPAFTAGRYDFVAKNNGHQVHALEIEGPGGEHRTRTLAPGESASLAVTLKPGTYEVYCPVDGHKDLGMQTKITTVGGGASPSNSTNSGGGY; from the coding sequence ATGACGGGACTGGCCGCCGGTGTCCTCACGAGCGTGCTCGCCGCCTGCGGCGGCGGGGCATCGACCGGGAGCGGGACGGGAAGTCACACAACGCCGAAGGCCAGTGGTCAGCCGGGAGTGACCAAGGTCGACGTCACGCTCGTCGACTTCCGCATCACCCTGTCGAAGCCGGCCTTCACGGCCGGACGCTATGACTTCGTCGCCAAGAACAACGGTCACCAGGTGCACGCACTCGAGATCGAAGGCCCCGGCGGTGAGCACCGCACCCGGACTCTCGCGCCGGGTGAGTCCGCGAGCCTCGCCGTAACCCTCAAGCCGGGCACGTACGAGGTGTACTGCCCCGTGGACGGGCACAAGGACCTGGGCATGCAGACGAAGATCACCACGGTTGGCGGCGGTGCGTCACCGAGCAACAGCACGAACAGCGGCGGCGGTTACTGA